A segment of the Candidatus Poribacteria bacterium genome:
TGATGTGTGAAGGGGCTGACTGTAAACTCTCGTGCTGTGTCCTGATACGCGATGTCGTGTGCGCGCAGTTGCGAAACGATATGCCGGTAGCGGTAGGCGGGCGCACGGAAGGTGAGTGTGCGTTCGTCCCAGCGGATGTTTGGCAATCGTGTTTGGAGGACCTCTGGAACGTTCTGTAAGATGAGGGTGCCTTTGTCAAAGTCGATTTTGAGTGGCGAGGACATAATGGTTTCTCAGTATTTTAACTTATAATTTTTCATTGGTTGCTAATGACTCTATTATATTCAGATCCTATGGACATTCAAGCGTTTTTTAGTAGAATAGGTCTTGATTTTCTGATACCACTGTGCTAAAATGGGCATATCTTAGACATAAAATTTACAGAAAGGACAGAACCCGTGCCAAAGCTTATAATCATGCCACCACAGGACGCGGAATTACGCGAATGGGCTGAACGTCTCGAAAATGAATTGCCCGCGTACACTATCGTTTTACCGGAGACAGACGAGGCAGTGAACGAACACCTCCCCGATGCAGATGCTGTCTATGGGTGGGTGTCACCGGAACAATTACCCTTGGCGAAAAGCCTGCGATGGCTACAGAACCCTGCTGCAGGTCCTTTTCCAGGCTATTATTATCCAGCGTTGATCGAGCATCCCGTCGTCGCCTGTAACCCACGTGGTATTTACAATGACCATATTGCGCAGCATATCATGATGTTTGTGCTTGCGCTTTCTCGTGGGCTACCTTATTATATGGATGCACAACATGAAGGTGTTTGGGAGAAAGATGCACGCAAAAGTGGATACATCGACCTCGCACAAGCGACGGCGTTAATCGTTGGGGTTGGCGGTATCGGGCATGAAACCGCGCGACTTTGCGATCAATTCCGGATGAAGGTGGTCGGTGTCGATCCGAGATGGGAATATGAAGTGCCTTTTGTAGAGAAGCACGAACCCGTGGAACTTGACGCACTCCTCCCGCTCGCCGATTTTGTGATAACCACAACCCCACATACACCTGAAACCGAGGGAATGTGGCACAAAGATCGCTTCGCGCGGATGAAACAGACGGCTTACTTCATTAATATCGGACGCGGTAAGACGACGAAACTCGCCGACCTTGTTGAGGCACTTGAGCGGGAGATTATCGCCGGATGCGGCTTGGATGTATTTGAAATTGAGCCTTTACCTGCTGAAAGTCCGTTGTGGCATCTGCCCAATGTGTTGATAACGCCACACATCGCTGTAAAAGACGCGGAGAACCTTCCAGCACGACGGTTTGAAATTCTCTTGGAAAATGCACGTCGGTTCGCCGAGGGTGCACCGTTGCAGAACGTCGTTAATAAGGCGGCGTGGTATTAAAAATTTTTATTTTTTGGGCATCTGACTGCGCTCCATTACGCGCAGGTTCTTGATACGCAGCCCGTAACGAAGTGGAGGGCGGATATACGGGAAGGCTCTTGATAAGCGAGATCCAGCTGACCGAACCGCAAGGAAAAATTAAAAATCAGAAGCTTCTAAATGATGAACAGATTCGCCACTTTATTGTGAATGGGTATGTCAACGTTACCGCTGACGTGCCGACACACATCCACGAGACCATCTATGATAAAACCGATGAACTCTTTGAAGGAGCGACGGATTTCCGAGGCGATAGGCAACACAACCCACTCAATAACATTTTACCGGTGGTGCCAGAACTTCAGGTAGTCTTGGAATCTCCAGAGGTGCGCGGTGCGCTCACCAGCATTTTGGGGAACGGGTATGTCATGCACCCGCATCGGCATTGCCACCCCAATTTTTTAGGAAGTGCACCGAGCGGGAAGGAAGATGGCGAAGAGCGGTTGATGATGCCGCTGCATAAAGATGGACACGCCGGTGGGAAGCGACCACGGCATCGAACACCTCGCTGGGCGATTCTCTTCTATTATCCGCAACCGTGTCTCGCTGAACAAGGACCGACCTGTATCATTCCGGGGACGCAATACATCCGAGAATTTATGTTGGATGGCGAACGTCAACGGCACGAGATACATGCAGAAGGTGGAAACGGGACGCGACTGCTTTCTGAGGGTTTCCTGAATCGTAATCTGGTTCCGATGTCCGGTGAACTCGGCACGGTGTGGATTATGCACTTTGATATGGTGCATTCGTTCCTGCAGAACTATGTTCCTCTGAATCGCTACGGGATGAAATTCGTCTTCATGCGCACTGAGCAGCCGACGGCACCTTCATGGAACAGTGAAACCTCTCTGTGGCAACCCCCTGAAGTTAACCACGTTCCTTACGATGCGGAGATCCTCTGGACGTATATCTGGAATTGGATGTCCGGCAAGACCGATCTATATGACACTGACCGTCCAAATACCACGATAGATGTAGCATCAGCGGTTGCGGCATTGAAAGCAGATGATCCGAACGAGCGTATGAAAGCCGCCAACGAATTGGGTTTTTGGCGTCCCTTGCAAGCCGAAACTTGCTCTAAAACAGTGCGAACAGTTGCTGCGGAGGCTGTCCCCGCACTGGTCGATGCCCTCAAAGATAGTTATGAACCTGTCCGTCGGAACGCCATCTATGCGCTTGGTGCGATCGGTGAACCGGCTGTTAAACCCCTCGTTGATGCGCTTGATTCAGAGAAAGAGGCGTTTGATATGGAGCCGATTCTCCATATCTGTGATGCCGCGCATGGACTCGCGGCAACGGGTACGCCAGCTGTGTCTGAACTCATAACGGCTCTACAGGACAAACGCGAGAACGTGCGCGCTTCAGCAGCGTATGCATTAGGCGAGATGGGGCCTGTCGCAGCAGAGGCGGTTGATGGACTTATTGCGTTATTAACGGATGAATCGGAAGAGGTGCGACGGCATGCAACCTCGGCATTGGGGATGATTAAAGTGCCAGTGTCGAAAACAGTCCCGGCGTTGTTAGAGGTCCTGGAAGATCGCGAAGACACGGATTTAGCGTTCTTTGCGGCGCAGGCGTTGACTCGTATTGGACCAGATGCGACGGAAGCTATCCCGGCATTGTGGGAGGCATTGATGAGCGAGTCGGCGTATGTGCGTGGATTCTCTTCGGAGGCATTGGCTCGGATTGGCACTGCTGAAGCATTGCAGGCGCTCGTGCCGTTTCTACGGACGGCGCGTTGGTTTAATTATGTCAAGAAGAGTGTGCCAGCTTTCAGTATTGAATTGAAGGACGCAAAATTCGCACCGAGTGACGCAGATTCCCTCACGAAATTGATTCAAGAGTGGGCGGAACAGAAGGATATTCCCTTACCGAAACCAGAGACGATCTCACAGGACTCCGATACACAATTTCAGGTGACCTTCAGCGATGGCAGACAAGCGACTGCCCGCGTTGAGGGTGATGTGCTAAACCTCTATCGTAAAACGCGTGTGGAGGCTGGATTTAAGACATATCGTTAGGATGCTGAAGTAAAATTAGATTCCTTTTTCCCGCTGGCGAGGTTTAAAATCTCGCCAGCAAAATTTTGCATCTATCGGGATTTTTCATCGCTTGCATCGTCTGTGTAAGTGGATTCTGCTTGCGATGGGACCTCTATACGATCTCCTTCCGCACGGAAATCGTATATGGTTTTGCTGCCATCAGGGAGAATAGTTGTTATTCTGCCGTTGCTATAGGATGTCTCCCCGGTGTACCTCAATACAGGTCGGTCCATTGAGATCCCCAGTCTTTCGTATCGCTCTTTGTCCTTTTTCCACCTTTTTAAGTTTGCTTTTGTGGCATCTGACGGATAGAGGGATGCTTCTGCAGTGTAGAGTTCTATTGCCTCATCAATGTTAAACCCAATGCCGCTGTAAAATTTTTGTTTGAGTCGCATATAGGTGCGAACTTCTGGAATATCCCCGAATTTCCTTATCAATGGATTGTGGGGACTTGGATTATCTGGGTTGTCCGTGAAAGGGTTAACGAGCACAAAATCTGGCGGCGGTAAGTTTTCTTTTGGCGGGGTGTCTGTCAATACGGGTACATCTGCTGGGATTCCGAGTCTTTCGTATCGCTTTTTGTCGGATTTCAGGTCTTTTAACATCTCCTTTGCGGCAGGCGTAGGATAGAGGTAGACTTCTGCAGTGTAGAGTTCTATTGCCTCATCAATGCTAAGCCCGATGCCACGCTCCAGTTTTTGCTTGAGTCGGATATAAGTGTGGACTTGCGGGATGTCCCCAAACTGCTTGATAAGTCGGTTATGCAGACGAATGTTATCTGGATGGTTCTTGGACGGATTGGACCCGGTAGTGAAATCTTCTTTGGTGGGCTGCGCCTTTACATTTTTATCTGTAGACAGATGGGCAGTGTTGCCATCTTCAGAGCGTATTTCGGATGTCTCAGTCTTGATATGTCTACTGGCACACCCGAAGAGGAGAAAACTGGCAAAAATACCGAGCAGTGTTATGACTGGAAGGGCGAAAATCCGTTTCATTTTGGTTCTCCTTTGTTTTTATCTTTGACTGTTTTTTCTCGTTTTCTGGTAAATCAGTATATCACAATTCTGCGTTTTGGAGGACAAGTTTCCAATTGATTTTCTGTGCCGAATTTGCTAAAATAATAAAGAGACTCATTCTTTGCAACGCTTCTATTTTTTAATTCAAAATGCGTAGTTCGTAATGAAATTATGCCTTAAATGGCATAATTTGTCTTTGCTTTACATTTGGAGAGCGGATATAAGAAAGGCATGCTAAAGTTCTTAGGGAAACCCCCAAGCAAAACACCGACATTGTTTAACTGCGAGGAATAATTAAAAAAACGTAAGGAAATAAAAAATGGATTGTATCTTTTGTTCCATTGTTGCTGGTAACATTCCGGCAA
Coding sequences within it:
- a CDS encoding D-2-hydroxyacid dehydrogenase, which produces MPPQDAELREWAERLENELPAYTIVLPETDEAVNEHLPDADAVYGWVSPEQLPLAKSLRWLQNPAAGPFPGYYYPALIEHPVVACNPRGIYNDHIAQHIMMFVLALSRGLPYYMDAQHEGVWEKDARKSGYIDLAQATALIVGVGGIGHETARLCDQFRMKVVGVDPRWEYEVPFVEKHEPVELDALLPLADFVITTTPHTPETEGMWHKDRFARMKQTAYFINIGRGKTTKLADLVEALEREIIAGCGLDVFEIEPLPAESPLWHLPNVLITPHIAVKDAENLPARRFEILLENARRFAEGAPLQNVVNKAAWY
- a CDS encoding HEAT repeat domain-containing protein, translating into MISEIQLTEPQGKIKNQKLLNDEQIRHFIVNGYVNVTADVPTHIHETIYDKTDELFEGATDFRGDRQHNPLNNILPVVPELQVVLESPEVRGALTSILGNGYVMHPHRHCHPNFLGSAPSGKEDGEERLMMPLHKDGHAGGKRPRHRTPRWAILFYYPQPCLAEQGPTCIIPGTQYIREFMLDGERQRHEIHAEGGNGTRLLSEGFLNRNLVPMSGELGTVWIMHFDMVHSFLQNYVPLNRYGMKFVFMRTEQPTAPSWNSETSLWQPPEVNHVPYDAEILWTYIWNWMSGKTDLYDTDRPNTTIDVASAVAALKADDPNERMKAANELGFWRPLQAETCSKTVRTVAAEAVPALVDALKDSYEPVRRNAIYALGAIGEPAVKPLVDALDSEKEAFDMEPILHICDAAHGLAATGTPAVSELITALQDKRENVRASAAYALGEMGPVAAEAVDGLIALLTDESEEVRRHATSALGMIKVPVSKTVPALLEVLEDREDTDLAFFAAQALTRIGPDATEAIPALWEALMSESAYVRGFSSEALARIGTAEALQALVPFLRTARWFNYVKKSVPAFSIELKDAKFAPSDADSLTKLIQEWAEQKDIPLPKPETISQDSDTQFQVTFSDGRQATARVEGDVLNLYRKTRVEAGFKTYR